CGAGGAGATGAAAAAAGCAAAGGCCGCCTTATTTGAGAAATTGAGAAAAAACTTTTAACGCGCTATTGAAAATCACAGTCCCTGGTGACTATTGATTTGGGGCTCATTCCTTGACTGGAAAATACTGTTATTTCCCCCACAGCGCTTCCCCACCTTGTCCCCACCTATAAATAATTGTTATATGGCTAAATTGCTAAACTGTTATCAGCGTGCCACGAACAATAAGTAATGAACAATTTACCCTTTTCACTTCGGACACATTACACACTATAAGGGCCTCCACCCCAGCTTTTCTAATTCCTCCCGCGCTACCTCCCGGTCATCCCATGGCTTATCAACCCCATGGTCCATGGCCATCATGCGTTCATGCCCCTTGCCTGCAAGAAGCACAATATCATCCGAGGTGGCGCGCTCAAGGGCAGTTTGAATCGCAATGCGCCGATCAGGGATCAGCCAATAGCGCTCATTTTGCTTCCACCCCTTCATTGCCATCCCCTGCGCAATCATTTGTGATATCGCCTCCACAGATTCAGAACGGGGATCCTCTTCGGTAAGGTAGACGCGATCAGCGAATTGAGCCACCACCTCGCCCATAAGGGAGCGTTTCGATTTATCGCGTTCGCCCGCCGCGCCGAACACCACGGTGATCTTAGCCTTAGCGTGGCGCCTTAAAAGGGTCAATACCTCACGAAGCGCATTGGGCGTATGGGCGAAGTCGACAAAAACGGAAAACGGCTGGCCCTGCTCAATCCGCTCGAGCCTTCCTGAGAGCGGCTGGAATGTTTCTATGCCCTCATGAATTTTTTCCCATGGCACTTCGCACACATGGGCGAGCGCGGCGGCGCTGAGGATATTCCTGAGGTTATAGTCGCCAATAAGCCTCGTGCGCAACGTGTGGTGCCCGTACGCGGTGACCAAAGTAAAAGTGAGGTATTCAAGCGTTTCTTCTATGCGCTCTCCATGCACGTCGCCGCTCCCCAAGCCGTACGTAAATACTTTGAGCCCGTGAAACGCGCGCGCGAGGTGCGAGAGCGAAGAAAACGTCGCGTCTTCGCAGTTAAGCACCACGATACCGCTCCCCTTGTGCGCGCGTTTGCCGCGGGCAATGAGGGCAAACAACTTTGCCTTTGCGCTCATATACGCCATAAGGCTCTGATGATAATCAAGGTGCTCGTGGGTAATGTTCGTGATAATGCCAGCGGCAAGCGGCAGCTTGCCCACACGCTCCTGGTCCAGCGCGTGTGAGGTAAGCTCTACCACGACCAGTTCGCAATGCTCTTTGACCATGCGCCCAAGGAGCACATAAAAGGTGAAGGGGTCCACGGTCGTCGTATGGGCGCCGGTTTCTATAAAGGTATCGCCGATTTGCGCGCCCAGCGTGGAAATCCATCCGACCTTCTTGCCCGTGGTGCGCACTATATGGCCCACGAGATTAACCACCGTCGTCTTTCCGTCAGTGCCGGTGACTCCCACGATGATCAGTTTCTTCTGAGGAAACCCGTTCATTGCCTGCGCCATCCACGCCCGTCCGCGGCGATACCAGCGCACCACGCGCTTGGGTAATAATTTATGAAATAGTCGCATCATATTATTCAGAATTAATTTTATCCCATAACAAATCAAACATTCCTTGATAGAGTTCGCTAATCAACGGACTTTCAATATAAAGCCCGATGCCTTCTCTGCTTCCTGAAAAAATAAGCGTAGCGTTTCTCCAAAGAAGCATCGTCGCCTTCGGCTGATATTGTACTGGAAAAAATTTTGTCATGCGCTTCTCCTCACCATCGCGCTTTTTGAATTCAAGAGCAGTCGGCGTCCGCACCAGCAATGCTCGGGCGGAGATATTTTTTTTGATCCGCTCTGGAATATAACGCCGATAATCATACTCACGGCTAATGACCGCGTGCAAATCGTCAATGTTTCCAATATAGGCTATCTCGCTGTGGGGGATCTCTATTGTCCTTTCAAGAATCTCTATAAACCCCTCTTCTCCT
The Patescibacteria group bacterium genome window above contains:
- a CDS encoding UDP-N-acetylmuramoyl-L-alanyl-D-glutamate--2,6-diaminopimelate ligase, whose translation is MMRLFHKLLPKRVVRWYRRGRAWMAQAMNGFPQKKLIIVGVTGTDGKTTVVNLVGHIVRTTGKKVGWISTLGAQIGDTFIETGAHTTTVDPFTFYVLLGRMVKEHCELVVVELTSHALDQERVGKLPLAAGIITNITHEHLDYHQSLMAYMSAKAKLFALIARGKRAHKGSGIVVLNCEDATFSSLSHLARAFHGLKVFTYGLGSGDVHGERIEETLEYLTFTLVTAYGHHTLRTRLIGDYNLRNILSAAALAHVCEVPWEKIHEGIETFQPLSGRLERIEQGQPFSVFVDFAHTPNALREVLTLLRRHAKAKITVVFGAAGERDKSKRSLMGEVVAQFADRVYLTEEDPRSESVEAISQMIAQGMAMKGWKQNERYWLIPDRRIAIQTALERATSDDIVLLAGKGHERMMAMDHGVDKPWDDREVAREELEKLGWRPL
- a CDS encoding helix-turn-helix domain-containing protein translates to MEKTLSTVLSKLGLTEREQQFLSVVLTLNEPTISEVIHHSEIKRPTAYKITQDLLEKGLLQWGAGRGKYKQKLVPPSPERILEYAREQTRKAKKAEWQIEGHLETLKKLCGAHTILPVIRTVQGEEGFIEILERTIEIPHSEIAYIGNIDDLHAVISREYDYRRYIPERIKKNISARALLVRTPTALEFKKRDGEEKRMTKFFPVQYQPKATMLLWRNATLIFSGSREGIGLYIESPLISELYQGMFDLLWDKINSE